The DNA sequence aatatttccctgtccaatttggtgtatatccttttcaaaatgtcttttaagtttacttaagcgaactcgataccaattttaaattttgctttactctttagtatctttaaatcaccatataaattaaagtaaacagtacctttatttaagtttttactagttcggttggtgtcatttttatactagaatgttttgttttgttatatttatcaaccatatcctgcaaattatttaataagaaataagtattatttgctgtaaaattttccacattatttttttttaaacttctattaaatctttctattactacatcctttccttcattaaatgtatggtacatgttaatcttatttttattcaaaaatgattcaaactttttattataaaattcttttccttcatctacccaaaaattttaaatggtaatcgtccttctaaaattattttttcaaatgcttcgtaacagattctccagttttattctttaagggaataacccaagcatatttactaaatatatcaataacggttaacaagtactttactcctttattaaatattttgaaaaagcttgcatgtcaactaaatcagctgaccaagtacatcaatatcattaactatcactcttccgtttcctaaattttcttttaatttggttgggtaattcttctgctaattcatcgctccatgtgatttcgggggtatactctacccccttttcccgttttttgattttgtcCCACCCAAGTTtgatttcgttttgatagctgtttTACagctaaatgttttgcaatcttttctcaaatgtttttgatttagttttatttaagttggaaagcattgcTTATCAAaagtacccttttttacatcactgtcatagcaaaaatcatggtccatacatactgaaATCCGTtccattgacagggggtccattatctaggggatttcctggtccacaataactatatcctggaagtgttaaacctttcttaggtaataaaggtaacattgctttgtgaatatctaaattaccccctgtacttttaacaaactttgatttcatttttccacaagatgaacaagtagcccttatcatttttctcccgttttttgttgtaacataatgaggatttatattatcagtaaatcttctttctttcaaacaatatattttattctgtaaactcatcttatattatatatgtttaaaactttttagtctgtTTTAAACCtggggttttaaattgtccggcattgaccagtcctgccCAAAGggcaaaaggtcaaatgaggttatactgttttcgcacaaacaattactttactactatTGATATAGCATCATAACCATAACCATTGATATAGCATCATAACCATTGATATAGCATCATCGGCCATTGATATAGCATCATAACCATTGATATAGCATCATAACCATAGATATAGCATCATCAATTATTGATATAGCATCATCGGTCATTGATATAGTATCATCAACTATTGATATTGTGATGCTCAGTCCCCTGCTGAGTTCCTCAGGGTTACCCGCTGCACCACATTTTAAATGAGGAAGACTCAAAACCTTCTGGACTGCATGCATAGATCTACTAGAGCTCGGACTGGATCTACAGATGTTAAATAAacgttaaaatacaaaaaaaattatgttcATTGTTGTCTTGCCTTGATAATAGGTATGAAAAGACCAAAAGTTGACCCAATCTTAAAGTTCTAGATTTAGCAGACGACGGTGACCAGATCTGGTAGGCACCAGATTTGGTAGCTTACCAGATCTGGTAGTGGACCAGATTTAGTAAGGACTTTGATTAATAACAAAGTTAACAATCAGCTGATCTGCACTGGAATGAGAGAACACGCAAATTAAACATGTATTTCACCTGATTTCGTTCCATATTCTTTTATCAGATAAAAGATGTAGCTTTCCTAGTTCAACACAACAGTGTTGATGCTTATCAGCTTATCGGTGATTGTGTGACTACAGCGATACGGAACGCCCGTTATTTATACTAACACaagtatgacgtcatatattcaAAATGGCTGACATTCGCCGGCTAGCTGGTCTGAGTCAACTTTTAagcatgtttacatgtaaataaggGTATGACAGCAAGTAGTAatgaattgtaaatatatttatgggCAAATACCATCGATTTAACGTAATAATAGAATTTATATGAACTTATTTGTGAAGCAATTAGCCTTCGATGTTCATACATAGAACTTTCGTACCAAGTGTCAAGCAAGATAAAAATTACAACAACAATGAACAAATGCCTGGATACCACAATATAGCATCATCGACCATTGATATAGCATCATCAACCATTGATATAGCATCATTTACtattgatatacaaaatgtagcTTTGATTTTTAATATTCAAGTGAAAACCAAGGAAAATAATTTTACGTCGACAATAGTTTCAGTTTTCTCACTATGATTTTTTATAGGTATATCCATTTAGTTCGTTCTTTATGTTAGTAAATGTCTTTGGTAAAACCATGACTCTACGTTTCTTTTATTAGAAAGCCTGTGAAGTTGGGTAGATCATATGAAGCACCAGCAAGCAACGATTCACCAACTGTTCTATGCATTACAAACACATCGTCACCTTTTGCAAGCTGAACGATAAAAGTTTTCGAACTGCAGTCAATCACCCAATCGTCACCAGCAATAACTTTTCCAATGATAGAGTCCTTTACGTTTAGCTCCAGCACGATGTAATGATTACTGTCTGAGCAGGCAGTAAGAGAAAACTGATAAAGTCCCGGAACCGGGGCAACAAACAAACCATGGCGGGGGTTGTATGCGTTGCCAACATTGATCTTTACGTCATCGAAGAGGATGTGGTGATTTGTGCCGCGTTCACTTTTCGTCAGAAATGCCATGAATGCAACTGTGCCTGTCTGGTTCGCTGTAAAATAGTAAAACAATTAATTGTTAAAAGCGCTTTAAAAACTACTACGATTCTGTCGTAcatctaaatatataaaaaaatttagttttaagttTCTATAACCACATTAATTTTGTTCTTTAGAAAATAGTGTTGAGTAATATCACATAAATGGCAGACAAAACATAAAGTAATATTTCTCCTTTTTGCAAGTATAAGTTTGAGCTATTGGCGTTTAGCTGGATctgttttatctatttatctactaaaatgttaaatttctcAAAATAACGACTGAAAGCGAAACAAAGCAAGAAGAAAAACGTGTAGGCGGCTTTGGGTAAGGTGGGATGTGTCGGAAGTACACTTACAACATCTAGACAGTTAAACATCCATAATAGGTAATTACTATAATATAATATGAATTCAGCTTACCTTGTTGCGCTTTGAGTGCCTTCACCTCCTGCTTAAGTGCAGTAACTTCGTTTTCTAACCCGTTCAGTTTATTAACCAACGTGTAAAAATCGTCTAGGACTAAGATTCGTTTTACAGCAAAACCCGTAACACTTAAAACTAAATGCATATGAAGCAAACTCcgaaacaatgaaaacatgttgataatcatgaaaattattttgaacgaTAACTGATATTTGGCAATACTTAAAATGAAGATAAGAAAAATAATGTCTACGCGAATTTGGGCCATAGTTCTTTATCTATCTTGTTTGGAAGAATGTAGCATCAATATGCAGACAGACTTCTATGCGTTCAAAATTAAGGTTTTTGCAACCAGCCGATAGATCTTGACAAAATTATATCAAGAGTGTATCGTTTTAAAAACAGCAAAATGGTTAAGGCAAAAATAGCGAATTAATGACATATAAAGAACAAAATGTTGTAATCTATCATGACAATTAAATGGTTCAATTTTCTCGCCTATCGTTCAGTTCaacatcaaataaaatacaaatattacatcAATACATATGACCATATCTACATAACACAAATTGATTCGTTTTTGCAATTCTAGCATGTAATGTGTGCCACAAGTAATCTTATATAATACAAGATTTTACATAGAACATGCGTGCATTCGTAGCTATTTTGTTGAAATCGTAAGTGTTATTTGGAACTGTAATGTCTGAATCATTTCGCAATTGCTGTATCCTCTAGGTAATAGGTAAGATAACCTTGAATTAGGTATTTTCCTGAGACAACTACGTTCACGATTGCGACTGCTAAACCAACGAGTAAAACCACTCTAACACTTACACCGACTACAGCATATAAACCGACAACCACGTCTACGATCCGAAAACAAGTCACAGACACTTAAATTTAACTTCATTAAcctaaaaacaacaataattactGAATAATCAGCCGCAACTTCCATTTAATCACCAATTTTTCATTCCATATTACCGCGGAACCCAAAACAGCTTCTTCACAACTGACATTAAAATCAGGAGGCGTCAGACCCATGAATGGGGGTTAAAATTTATCGTTTATACTCAGTTTGGTTGcgaaatattcaaaatacatttatgaaacatataataaaaatattttatgcattgTAGCTTTCAAATACTCAGGTACACATAAGCGGAAACCAAAAGGAACCAACGGCCCGACGGCAAAATATATCTTTGACATTGATTACTCATGAAATCCATATGCACTTCATAGATAGAATTTGCACTAATTAAAGAGGAGCATCTAATATTTTATATAGACAACGTAATTCTCTGTCTCTGTTCTCTTTCAAGTATTGATATATGTGCGCATTCCTTTCTATTATATTCACTTTAGTCTGTTTTGCTTTTGAACATGCTTGGAGTTTATATCCAATTTGCCGATATATGTACTGTACAAAGCATTTATTTCTACTTTTCATTTCATGCAGCTGAGAGTATaccattttctttgttttctaacAAACGAGAGAAGAATATTGTaattataaaatggaaatatataatCATTTACACTTTACTGTGTCTTACAGAAAACACCAGGAATCAGCATACGACTGTCTTCTCCCACTCATAGTGCGTGTGTTCTTCAATACCACAATTCTTGCTCTTGATCTACTGGAAAAGGTCACGCTGCATTTGTACCTTAAGCAGGATTCCATAACATCTTTAATTCAAGAAATACAACATCAATGAGGAACCTCGGACAACCTTACACCGAAAAGCTGGTACTTATAACAATTAATCGTATTGTTGATAGACGTTTTGCAAGTGGATACGTTTCTCCAGGGTCTTCTAAAAATAGCCCAGTGCCATGATACTATaagatagaaaatgttttaatagcATGTGATTCATAGTGAAAGTATGGCTGCGTCGCTTTAATAAATTCTATTCTTGGAAGGACTGGGAGCTGGATTTTACATTTCTCAGCATAAGCACTaggtttttgttaatatttttactaGAATGCATTTTCCGTCGTACAAATACGACGGTAACATGATTTGTGAAATTTGGAAAATAAGGACAtagttgaaaaacaaaaatcacaAAGCAATTTATCCCTTACTATTTTCGAAGAAAATATACACACAAGGATGCAAAAAGGGCGACATATTAACTAaaaaaagtcttttatcaaatgttCTGTCattaatatacatacatattatatatattcattttgcaAACTTTGCATCGAATGTGTGCATCTTAATATCCTGACTTCAAAATTCTCATATCAAACTATTCGTTTACGGGACTTTTTTGTTGGTCAACATATTTTTTCTATGTCAAACGTCACAATTATCTGTCGCAAAATGTTTTACGAAAGATCAAAATGAATATACTTCATAATAGTTATTTGCGTTATGTATGTTTGTTAATACTAGTAACCAGTTTTATCATCCCTCTGAATAAAATAAAGGGCATATACGTATTCTAGACAAATGAGACGTATAATGGCATCCCCCGCGGGGggttggtggtggtggggggagggggcggggaGTGAGCAGAAACGTTGTCTGCTCTCTGCCTTCCATCAGCTCCTTTCCAATGTTTACTATTCTTGGCCATAATAATTATGGACACAATATCTAAGCCAATGTAAATAATCAGCTGGACCCTTTCGCTTTTTCTATAGTTCTGActcaaaattgacagtgtctgctctTTAACTTAAGCAGTTCGCATCCAAtgtccaccaaacttggtcaaacCTTATGGATTGTTCCAGTAGCTATTGAAATATGACCCTTAATAtatccaaaatttaaaaaaaaatacattgtcgTAAATTAATTTGAGaagttctttttaaatgtttaagaaaattgtTCAACATGTTTATAAGCTTACTGGTATGCAGTGTACAAGAAAATGAATGTTCATGACTTGTTTTATTTGGAAGATTGACATGTACATGATTAATGATTATGGCAAATTGAGCCAAGATTCTGTCGGTTTGATTTTATTTAATGCAGAGGatgaacaaatttattttctgtttgtctgaggtatttcttttaaaaaaaaaaaggttagaCAGATTCAACTGCAACGGTCAAGTGGTAAACGTATGCTCAATATCCGACTCAGACATGTTTTTATCTGAATAAACATTCTTTTTATACCCCCGCCATACATGTTTGTAGGGGAGgtgctatataggagtcagtttggCATGTCCCGTCGCGTCGCCTCCAGAAATCTTTATGCCTGGATGGATTTTAATCTAACTTCACATTATTATTTCCCAAGACCACATGACGTGTTAAACACATCACCTATGCatgatggtcaaaggtcaaggtcacaattcaaggtcaaagtttagaTATTTCGATTTTGCTCCATAACTTCTATGTGCCTGGAAGGgttttattacttaatggatttgattcaaacttaaaatatatgtttcaccttatcaccaacatcatggacacaaggtgcataactctgacaccaattcttcatgaattatgcccccttttgtttaaaaattaagggtaatgttgatgcactttcattatatctcagttattacgaaatgcctttgattcaaacttaaagtaattgttccacatcatcacccacaccatatgacacaaggtgcatcactcttgcaccaatatttcctgaaattttccccctttttgcttagaactatacttgtatagtgttttgatacactttatctgtacctctcttattatttgatttttctaACACAGACTCAAGTTGTTGCGTAATATTCAgacaccattggagtcattaagtACTCAGTgtcagttcttgacagatttaaatgtttttggtacacaagtgtaacatttataagttattagctttgtactgggaaatatgcacgagtttttcagcggaaatattgcgcgactttaagagcgcaatattcttccactgaagaacgagtgcatattttccgatgcaaagataacctttttattacatacgcatctacacgtatatatattatgttaatatcataaatatgttcaatagtctgaataggaatgacaatactgaactaaatagaaaaaaaatgcaacaacacacactgaattacgtcacacacccgatatgaaattcaggcgtcagtgtatggaaaaatattgacgtttccggtacaagtataacttaacggggaatagaaacgagtatgtaataacataaaatacaggtcaagttcgatttaaattgcaccttcttgtggccatgtctttcttgtggtactcctgtgacagttctagttaaaatatttctaatgttAATAACATTactaaatttcaatttgaaaaaatatcatttttatccaaaattttGAGACTAAACCATTTGCACTTTAAACAGGACCATTTGAAAGTAAGCTGTTGCTCGTATGTCTTTTCTGTTTTGCTCTGTCATGTTTTCTAGCTAGATCACCCTTGTCGCTGTACTCCATGCACTCATTTGTTGTACTTTTTCCAAATAGGTAGTATAGATGTTAACGCGTGGAGAGCAGCTATAGGGTTATATTATAATGGAACTCATGGTGTTACAAAGTCCTCTCTGTTCCGCCAATatccttttaaaacttttttctataTAATGGGTTTAATCCAATGCACTTTAGTATCTTCAATTCgccaattaattttgtttattatgaGCAGCATATTGAATACTCAGTTCACCAGTTTCGTTTTACTTTTAGTTTCGGAATGTTTTTGTAACACAATTGCTCGAGAAAGTAGTCttgccttaattataaagatgGATAATTTTATGGGGGACCCTATGTCTTTAATGATAATATACACTTTATTACTTTTATCGGGTGATATTGAGACGAACCCTGGTCCAGACGAAAACAATGATTTTTGTTTGTCAATATTACATCAAAACATAAGAAGTATCAGGAATAAATTAGATTTTGTACGTGATTATTTTGCAGACTTCGATATCTTATGTTTTACTGAAACACACCTAACAAATATTATTTCCAATGACTATTTACTTTTGGAAGGATACAGTGATTTGTACAGGAAACATAACACGGCTCACTCTGGTGGAATTTTGATATACACTTCTAAAAGTCTAATTACAAAACGAATCGAAGAACTTGAAAACTTTTTGTCGGATTCTATCTGGATACAATTAAAAGATAAGGATAAAATAATTGTTGTTGGTACTGTGTATCGACCACCAAACTCACCAGTAGAATTTTGGACAAAACTTGATACTTGTCTTGAAAAAGCTtatgaaatatctaaatatattgtattgttaGGTGATGTAAACGAAGACCAACTCAATTTGTCCAATCACAAACTACGCGACCTCATGACAATCTATGATATGACGAATGCTATAACCAAACCGACACGCGTATCAAATAATTCTTCCACTCTCCTTGACCCTATAGTAACTTCAAGtgaaattatttcttataattcAAGTGTATATGAAACACCGAAAGATATAAGTGATCACTATgcaatttacatttacattaaatttaatttagCAAAATCAAGTACATACAAAAGGTGGGTTTGGAATTACAATAGAGCAGATTCTGTacgtttaaatgaacttgttaaCTCATATGACTGgtcatttttaaataatggaacAATCGATGAAGTATGTGatttatttgttcaaaactttatcaATCTAGCAAAAGAATGCATACCTAGAAAAGAAGTTACAATAAGACCTAATGACAGACCGTGGTACGATTCTACAATAAGAAGAACTTCCCGCAAACGCGACAGACAAAAAATATGTGCAATTAAATCTAATAAAATGTCTGACTGGAATTTgtataaacagttaaaaaataaGGTAAATAATCAAAAGAAACACgcaaaacaagttttctttaacACTTTAGAATTTACTATGAATGATATATGTGCTAATAACCCACGTCAATActggaaaattgt is a window from the Mercenaria mercenaria strain notata chromosome 7, MADL_Memer_1, whole genome shotgun sequence genome containing:
- the LOC123555491 gene encoding heavy metal-binding protein HIP-like encodes the protein MIINMFSLFRSLLHMHLVLSVTGFAVKRILVLDDFYTLVNKLNGLENEVTALKQEVKALKAQQANQTGTVAFMAFLTKSERGTNHHILFDDVKINVGNAYNPRHGLFVAPVPGLYQFSLTACSDSNHYIVLELNVKDSIIGKVIAGDDWVIDCSSKTFIVQLAKGDDVFVMHRTVGESLLAGASYDLPNFTGFLIKET